A stretch of the Serratia marcescens genome encodes the following:
- the fhuB gene encoding Fe(3+)-hydroxamate ABC transporter permease FhuB produces the protein MHESFSRRLSWGVIAALWLTSLPLALADIHRQGGIVALFSDHNLDPAAIILHSMWLPRQGMAMVGGATLGLCGWLMQRALRNPLAEPMTLGMTAGATLAMGLASLWLPSLLVGARTAVVIAGEIAALACALALSWRQRMSPLAMVQAGIMINLWCGALTLLIAIINDRFLLQVLMWGGGSLAVEDGQILLRMLPWLAVCVVSLLFLLRPLELLQLPETVVSSLGASPVRIRAAAVLLALTMSALIINAVGVIGFLGLAAPHLARFGGARTSRQMVLHTALIGAGLLWLTDLCVSRVSLESGQLLPVGMLTALTGGPLLMLLARFARQQSIDLAPPLPVSQGSHQRRFIWLSAGVLAVGIVVSLCFGHGLQHWHWVERGELANLLPLRLPRLLAAVSAGALLAGAGVLMQRVSGNPLASPEVLGIGGGAAMGVTAFVFLLPAGGSGWLLASSLGGALISLLLTLWNSRRSDFNPQRVLLNGLALNALCQAAVSIVMLNNLAASAVLLPLMTGSTYYVGASLAEGVFVITLVLLALMPLFRRWLVLLPMGNVAGALGVPLPRARFSVLAMAAVMTGLATLLVGPVSFIGLLGPHLARKMGAKGPLMQLYTAALLSSAIMTVADWLGRNALYPRQLPVGLVASLIGVPLLVWPLIRNKTFQSKP, from the coding sequence ATGCATGAGTCTTTCTCCCGCCGTCTTTCCTGGGGGGTAATCGCCGCGTTGTGGCTGACGTCGTTGCCGTTGGCGCTGGCCGATATTCATCGGCAGGGCGGCATTGTCGCGTTGTTCTCCGATCATAATCTCGACCCGGCGGCCATTATCCTGCATAGCATGTGGTTGCCGCGTCAGGGTATGGCGATGGTGGGGGGCGCGACGCTGGGGCTGTGCGGCTGGTTAATGCAGCGTGCGCTGCGCAATCCGTTGGCGGAGCCGATGACGCTCGGCATGACCGCCGGGGCGACGTTGGCGATGGGGCTGGCATCGTTGTGGTTGCCGTCGCTGCTGGTCGGCGCGCGCACCGCCGTGGTGATTGCCGGTGAGATTGCGGCGCTGGCGTGCGCGCTGGCGCTCAGCTGGCGTCAGCGTATGTCGCCGCTGGCGATGGTGCAGGCGGGCATCATGATCAATTTGTGGTGCGGGGCGCTGACCTTGCTGATCGCCATTATCAACGATCGCTTTTTACTTCAGGTGCTGATGTGGGGAGGCGGTTCGCTGGCGGTGGAAGACGGGCAAATTCTGCTGCGGATGTTGCCGTGGCTCGCCGTCTGCGTAGTGAGCCTGTTGTTCTTGCTGCGCCCGCTTGAACTGCTGCAACTGCCGGAAACCGTGGTCAGCAGCCTCGGCGCATCGCCGGTGCGCATCCGTGCCGCCGCGGTGCTGCTGGCGCTGACCATGAGCGCCCTCATCATTAACGCGGTCGGCGTCATCGGTTTTTTGGGGCTCGCAGCGCCTCATCTGGCGCGCTTTGGCGGCGCGCGAACATCCCGGCAAATGGTGTTGCATACGGCACTCATCGGTGCGGGCCTCCTATGGCTGACCGATCTTTGCGTCTCTCGCGTGTCGCTGGAGAGCGGCCAACTGCTGCCCGTCGGTATGCTGACCGCCCTGACCGGCGGCCCGTTGCTGATGCTGCTGGCGCGTTTTGCACGGCAGCAAAGCATCGATCTTGCGCCGCCGTTGCCGGTGTCGCAGGGCTCGCATCAACGACGGTTCATCTGGTTGTCGGCCGGCGTTCTGGCTGTGGGGATCGTGGTCTCTTTATGTTTCGGCCACGGATTGCAGCATTGGCACTGGGTGGAAAGAGGGGAACTGGCGAACCTGCTGCCATTGCGATTGCCACGCCTGCTGGCGGCGGTGAGCGCCGGTGCGCTGCTGGCAGGGGCCGGCGTGTTGATGCAGCGGGTGAGCGGGAATCCGCTCGCCAGCCCGGAAGTGCTGGGTATCGGCGGTGGTGCGGCCATGGGCGTTACGGCCTTTGTGTTTTTGCTTCCCGCTGGCGGCAGTGGCTGGCTGTTGGCGAGTAGCCTGGGGGGCGCGCTGATAAGCCTGTTGCTGACGTTGTGGAACAGCCGTCGAAGCGACTTTAATCCGCAGCGGGTATTGCTCAATGGTTTGGCGCTGAATGCGCTATGCCAGGCAGCGGTCAGCATCGTGATGCTCAACAATCTTGCCGCAAGTGCGGTGTTGTTGCCGCTGATGACGGGCAGTACCTATTACGTCGGCGCGTCGTTGGCCGAAGGCGTGTTTGTCATCACGCTGGTTCTCCTGGCGCTGATGCCGCTGTTCCGCCGCTGGCTGGTGCTGTTGCCGATGGGCAACGTCGCTGGCGCGCTCGGTGTGCCATTGCCGCGCGCACGTTTCAGCGTGCTGGCTATGGCGGCAGTCATGACCGGGCTGGCGACGTTGCTGGTCGGCCCGGTGTCTTTCATCGGTCTGCTGGGGCCGCATCTGGCGCGCAAGATGGGTGCGAAAGGGCCGCTGATGCAGCTTTACACCGCCGCGCTGTTGTCATCCGCCATCATGACCGTTGCCGACTGGCTGGGGCGCAATGCCCTCTACCCGCGCCAGCTGCCGGTCGGGTTGGTGGCATCGCTGATCGGCGTCCCCCTACTGGTATGGCCGTTAATTCGTAATAAGACTTTCCAGTCAAAACCATAA
- a CDS encoding iron-siderophore ABC transporter substrate-binding protein, protein MLTALLLAPLYARADVGQPPQKLAVLDWGLTEILLALGVTPAGVSAPDWYRKLIPTPVLPASALDLGLLFQPNLETLYALRPDAIVITPQHALLKPALERIAPTITLPAHGLAEFISAARQLGERLQRQPQAAQILTSLNGKLSRASLLARQVERPTLLAAPVDALHLRVYTAASLPGDVLALCGLRNGWHGGAGAEGSVLVELTRIADLNARLMLLTPDDQRESVSQWRQSPLWQRLPLTAAHNLNLIEENISDAGALITAGRFADIFTGMMMRWRDA, encoded by the coding sequence TTGTTGACCGCTCTCCTGTTGGCCCCGCTTTACGCGCGGGCCGACGTCGGCCAGCCGCCGCAAAAGCTGGCCGTGTTGGATTGGGGACTGACGGAAATTCTGTTGGCGCTGGGGGTGACTCCGGCGGGCGTCTCGGCGCCGGATTGGTATCGTAAGCTGATCCCGACGCCTGTGCTACCTGCGTCGGCGTTGGATCTCGGCCTGCTGTTCCAGCCCAATCTGGAAACGCTGTACGCACTGCGGCCGGACGCGATTGTCATCACGCCGCAGCATGCGTTGCTGAAGCCGGCGCTGGAACGCATCGCCCCGACGATCACGCTGCCGGCTCATGGGCTGGCAGAATTCATCAGCGCTGCCCGGCAATTGGGCGAACGGCTTCAGCGGCAGCCTCAGGCCGCGCAGATATTGACCAGTCTGAACGGCAAGCTGAGCCGCGCCTCGCTGCTGGCGCGGCAGGTTGAACGGCCGACGCTGCTCGCCGCCCCGGTAGATGCGCTGCACCTGCGGGTATACACCGCAGCCAGCCTTCCCGGCGACGTATTGGCCCTCTGCGGGCTGCGCAACGGATGGCATGGCGGCGCGGGAGCGGAAGGCAGCGTACTGGTGGAGCTGACCCGCATCGCCGATCTGAATGCGCGGCTGATGCTGTTGACGCCTGACGATCAGCGGGAGTCGGTGTCTCAATGGCGCCAAAGCCCGCTGTGGCAACGTCTGCCGCTGACTGCTGCGCACAACCTGAACCTGATAGAAGAAAACATCAGCGATGCCGGCGCCCTGATAACCGCCGGGCGCTTTGCCGATATTTTTACCGGGATGATGATGAGGTGGCGTGATGCATGA
- a CDS encoding TonB-dependent siderophore receptor has protein sequence MGKFFREKPLKVLVYTIIAGYSGQAFTADGGQNTTKEETLVVSAAASQDQDDGSTLVAHGAASATKSNQPISRTSQSISVVTQAEIDAQAAKNVPQALRYVSGVNSESAGPDTRFDTIIVRGFEADEYLDGLRLPREAWWSRPAWDPFLLSRIEVVKGPSSVLYGQANPGGIVNLISKTPQATPSGEVYVSTGNENQFGTGVDATGPLNDNGTLLGRVAGTFFDTETQVDHTHYRHYDIAPSLTWQPNAHTSLTIISQLRKDPDSGFYNQMPLSGTLTPNPYGHISTRFYGGQPGFDKYERQQGSIGYQFRHDFNDTVTFRQNLRYLSSTGDYLMVYPWGVHADAPLIDRYSMNLKESMTNFAVDNQAEFHFDTGRVKHTLLTGIDRMHTSVRSQSGYGDASPINFLNPDYSVPVAIPPLDSSTHNTLDQTGLYLQDQLELGGWILNLAGRYDAAKTKSIDLLNDTRTERNDYATTGRAGLLYHFDNGLAPYISYSTSFVPSSSNDFYGHAFKPTEGKQTEVGLKYDPVGLDALFTLALYDLRETNVATADPDHPNFSVQTGEVRSRGVELDGRINITPAWSVLASYNLTDPKVLSANDDTQGKRPVGIARNTAKLWSQYAFDGALDGVTLGGGVRYVGTSYATSDNGLKVPAATVYDARVGYQWRQWQLALNAANLGNKTYLASCSNNGCEYALKRQYIATLSYKW, from the coding sequence ATGGGCAAATTTTTCAGGGAAAAACCGTTGAAAGTGCTGGTATATACGATAATCGCAGGCTATAGCGGGCAAGCGTTTACCGCGGATGGCGGGCAGAATACCACAAAAGAAGAGACGCTGGTGGTGAGCGCGGCAGCGTCTCAGGATCAGGATGACGGGAGCACGCTGGTGGCGCACGGTGCCGCCTCTGCGACGAAGTCAAACCAGCCGATTAGCCGTACTTCACAGAGTATCTCGGTGGTGACGCAAGCGGAGATTGACGCGCAAGCGGCGAAAAACGTCCCGCAGGCGCTGCGCTATGTTTCCGGCGTCAACTCGGAGAGCGCCGGGCCGGATACCCGTTTTGACACCATCATCGTGCGCGGTTTTGAAGCCGACGAGTACCTGGACGGTCTGCGGCTGCCCCGTGAAGCGTGGTGGAGCCGCCCGGCGTGGGATCCGTTTCTGTTGTCGCGTATCGAAGTGGTCAAAGGCCCTTCCTCGGTACTGTATGGCCAGGCGAATCCCGGCGGGATCGTCAACCTGATCAGCAAAACGCCGCAGGCGACCCCGTCCGGTGAGGTTTATGTCAGCACGGGCAACGAAAATCAGTTTGGCACCGGCGTCGACGCCACCGGGCCGCTGAACGATAACGGCACGCTGTTGGGGCGCGTGGCGGGGACCTTTTTTGATACCGAAACCCAGGTCGATCATACCCACTATCGGCATTATGACATCGCGCCGTCGCTGACGTGGCAGCCGAATGCGCACACTAGCCTGACGATTATTTCGCAGCTGCGCAAAGATCCGGACAGCGGGTTCTACAACCAGATGCCGCTTTCCGGCACCTTGACGCCTAACCCGTACGGCCACATCTCGACCCGTTTTTACGGCGGCCAGCCGGGCTTCGACAAGTACGAACGCCAGCAGGGCAGCATCGGTTACCAGTTCCGGCACGATTTCAACGATACGGTGACTTTCCGCCAGAATCTGCGTTACCTCAGCAGCACCGGCGACTATCTGATGGTCTATCCATGGGGTGTGCATGCGGATGCGCCGCTCATCGATCGCTATTCGATGAACCTGAAGGAGAGCATGACCAACTTCGCGGTGGATAACCAGGCTGAATTCCACTTTGATACCGGTCGGGTGAAACATACGCTGCTGACTGGGATCGACCGCATGCACACCTCGGTGCGCAGCCAGTCGGGCTACGGTGACGCCAGCCCGATTAACTTCCTCAACCCGGACTATAGCGTGCCGGTGGCCATACCGCCGCTCGATAGCAGTACGCACAATACGCTCGATCAAACCGGGCTCTATCTCCAGGACCAGCTCGAACTGGGAGGCTGGATCCTGAACCTGGCCGGCCGTTACGACGCGGCGAAAACCAAAAGTATCGACCTGCTGAACGACACTCGCACCGAGCGCAACGATTATGCAACGACCGGGCGCGCCGGGCTGCTGTACCACTTCGATAACGGATTGGCGCCTTACATCAGCTATTCCACGTCGTTTGTGCCGAGCAGCAGCAATGACTTTTACGGCCACGCCTTTAAACCGACCGAAGGCAAGCAGACGGAAGTGGGGTTGAAATACGATCCGGTCGGGCTGGATGCCTTGTTTACCCTGGCGTTGTACGACTTGCGTGAAACCAACGTGGCGACCGCCGATCCCGATCACCCGAATTTCAGCGTGCAGACCGGCGAAGTGCGCTCGCGCGGGGTTGAGCTTGATGGCCGCATCAATATCACGCCGGCGTGGTCGGTGCTAGCGTCGTACAACCTGACCGATCCGAAAGTGCTGAGCGCCAACGACGATACGCAGGGCAAGCGTCCGGTGGGCATTGCGCGCAATACCGCCAAGCTCTGGAGCCAGTATGCCTTCGACGGCGCGCTTGACGGCGTGACGCTGGGCGGCGGCGTGCGCTATGTCGGCACCAGCTACGCCACCTCGGACAACGGCCTGAAGGTGCCGGCGGCCACGGTCTACGATGCGCGCGTCGGCTATCAGTGGCGCCAATGGCAGCTGGCGCTCAATGCCGCCAATCTCGGCAACAAAACCTACCTGGCTTCCTGCTCCAACAATGGCTGCGAGTATGCGCTGAAACGCCAGTACATCGCGACCCTCAGCTATAAGTGGTGA
- a CDS encoding AraC family transcriptional regulator — protein sequence MTSHHGIEGLRQLRYSPGSQEPVHQHEQGQLILPLRGVAKIATAQHIWLLSPGRAIWLPSGTPHGLEAINDVVTHNIYFTPPFSRRYGARPQGLSATPLLHPLIAAGLENAISAERLTLIQNLLSDEFQRMQSGQLCHVALPNDRRLRQVCDVLCRELGHGETLAWWGKKVGASERTLARLFREETQLSFSEWRQQIRLLEAVCNLARGVAVGQLAHELGYASPSAFIAMFRKKLGVSPQRYIQSALEA from the coding sequence ATGACATCCCATCACGGTATTGAAGGCCTGCGTCAGCTGCGTTACAGCCCCGGCAGCCAAGAGCCCGTCCATCAGCATGAGCAGGGGCAGCTGATTTTGCCGCTGCGCGGCGTGGCGAAAATCGCCACCGCGCAGCATATCTGGCTGCTCTCGCCGGGCCGCGCCATTTGGCTCCCCAGCGGCACACCGCACGGTTTGGAAGCCATCAATGACGTTGTGACGCACAACATCTACTTTACGCCACCCTTTTCTCGCCGCTATGGCGCACGGCCCCAGGGGCTGAGCGCCACTCCCCTGTTGCATCCCCTGATTGCCGCCGGGCTTGAAAACGCCATTTCCGCCGAACGGCTTACGCTCATTCAAAATCTGCTGAGCGATGAGTTTCAACGCATGCAAAGTGGCCAACTGTGTCACGTGGCCCTGCCGAACGACCGGCGCCTGCGCCAGGTATGCGATGTTTTGTGCCGCGAATTGGGCCATGGCGAAACGCTCGCCTGGTGGGGGAAAAAGGTCGGCGCCAGCGAACGCACCCTGGCGAGGCTGTTTCGCGAAGAGACGCAGCTGAGCTTTTCCGAATGGCGCCAGCAAATTCGCTTGCTGGAGGCGGTATGCAATCTGGCGCGCGGCGTGGCCGTGGGTCAGCTGGCCCACGAACTGGGTTACGCCAGCCCTAGCGCATTCATCGCCATGTTTCGCAAAAAACTGGGCGTGTCGCCGCAACGCTATATTCAAAGTGCGCTGGAAGCGTGA